From Gammaproteobacteria bacterium, a single genomic window includes:
- the rhlB gene encoding ATP-dependent RNA helicase RhlB, translating into MSSTHLTETRFSDFDLPEVIAKGIEASGFTHCTPIQAETLPLALNGRDVAGQAQTGTGKSAAFLIATLNHLLTRPATEDRKPTQPRAMILAPTRELAIQIQKDAAQLAQFTDLKLVLAYGGTGYDSQRQAILDGVDILVGTPGRIIDYFKQGIFDLKAAQVMVMDEADRMFDLGFIKDIRYLLRHMPPPAERLNLMFSATLAQRVMELAFEHMNEATTVNVVADTKTADRVRQSIYHTANEEKIPLLVGLLRHMDPSRSMVFANMKFEVERIAGWLNTNGLPAAAISGDVPQSKRQRLLKDFSEGRLPVLVATDVAARGLHIPEVSHVFNYDLPNDREDYVHRIGRTARAGADGDAISFACENYAFHLVEIEEYIGHKIPVKSITDELLARDLAKPAARPRRERDDRKGRGSDRADDRSQRGRQGGRRDEQQSPRPQQSDEDRVQQTMRSDESVYRKQPDEKPIRKRPVNDIPVIG; encoded by the coding sequence ATGAGCAGTACGCACCTTACAGAAACCCGGTTTTCGGACTTTGACCTCCCGGAGGTGATTGCCAAGGGCATCGAGGCCTCGGGCTTTACTCACTGCACGCCCATCCAGGCTGAAACCCTGCCTCTGGCGCTCAATGGTCGGGATGTAGCCGGTCAGGCACAGACCGGTACTGGCAAGTCGGCGGCGTTCCTGATTGCGACGTTGAACCACTTGCTGACCCGTCCGGCGACAGAAGATCGCAAGCCCACCCAGCCGCGAGCCATGATACTGGCCCCGACCAGAGAGTTGGCTATCCAGATTCAGAAAGACGCGGCGCAGCTGGCGCAATTTACCGATTTGAAGTTGGTATTGGCCTACGGTGGTACCGGCTACGACAGTCAGCGCCAGGCCATCCTGGATGGAGTGGATATCCTGGTGGGTACACCCGGGCGCATTATCGATTATTTCAAACAAGGTATCTTCGATCTCAAGGCTGCACAGGTCATGGTGATGGATGAGGCCGATCGTATGTTTGACCTGGGGTTTATCAAGGATATCCGTTACCTGTTGCGGCACATGCCGCCACCAGCTGAACGGCTGAACCTGATGTTTTCCGCGACTCTGGCGCAACGGGTTATGGAGCTGGCGTTTGAACACATGAACGAAGCCACGACCGTCAATGTTGTTGCCGATACCAAGACCGCAGACCGAGTCCGCCAGAGCATTTATCACACGGCCAACGAAGAGAAAATTCCGCTGCTTGTTGGCCTGTTGCGTCACATGGACCCTTCCCGATCCATGGTGTTTGCGAATATGAAGTTCGAAGTGGAGCGTATTGCCGGCTGGCTCAACACCAACGGCTTGCCGGCCGCGGCAATTTCCGGTGACGTACCCCAGAGCAAACGCCAAAGATTATTGAAGGATTTTTCAGAGGGCAGATTGCCGGTATTGGTGGCCACTGACGTAGCCGCGCGTGGCCTGCACATTCCGGAAGTGAGCCATGTATTCAACTACGACTTGCCCAATGATCGTGAAGACTATGTGCACCGTATTGGTCGCACCGCCCGAGCCGGTGCTGATGGCGATGCCATCAGTTTCGCCTGTGAGAATTACGCGTTTCACCTGGTCGAGATTGAGGAATACATCGGTCACAAGATCCCGGTGAAATCCATTACTGACGAGCTGCTTGCCAGGGATCTCGCCAAGCCCGCGGCACGCCCGCGGCGCGAACGTGATGATCGCAAGGGTCGCGGCAGTGATCGTGCTGATGATCGCAGCCAACGTGGCCGCCAGGGCGGACGTCGGGATGAGCAACAATCCCCCCGGCCGCAACAATCTGATGAAGACCGCGTGCAACAGACCATGCGAAGCGATGAGTCCGTCTACAGAAAACAACCGGATGAAAAACCTATTCGCAAGCGACCAGTGAATGATATTCCGGTGATTGGCTGA
- a CDS encoding acetyl-CoA C-acetyltransferase, with amino-acid sequence MAKAKKVFVVDGARTPFLKARGQTGPFSAADLAVAAARPVLARMPFEPESIDEVVIGCVIPSPNEANIARIISLRLGCGKSTPAHTVQRNCASGLQAVATGRERILLGYSDLVLCGGTESMSRAPIQWNTAMVNWLSTLMRARNPVQRLGAIAALRPSYLKPVITLLFGLSDPLVKLSMGQTAEIIAHRFGVGREQQDAFALRSHQLLAEAYEAGHMSGEIEPLYDSRGNVLREDDGLRRDSSTEALAKLRPVFDRKFGSVTSGNSSQITDGAAMLLLASDSAVEKYNLPVLGELLDHEWAGVDPSQMGLGPVHAVAGLLRRNKLKMSDLDQMELNEAFAGQVLACQAAWADKQYAVDELGLKSAPGSMNEAHLNPEGGAIACGHPVGASGARLVLHLLHALKRRGGGQGVATLCIGGGQGGAMLVRVEGGAQ; translated from the coding sequence ATGGCAAAAGCAAAAAAGGTCTTTGTAGTAGATGGAGCGCGCACACCCTTTCTGAAGGCGCGGGGCCAGACCGGGCCTTTCAGTGCCGCAGACCTTGCCGTGGCTGCTGCCCGCCCGGTACTGGCGCGCATGCCATTTGAACCGGAAAGCATCGATGAAGTTGTTATTGGTTGTGTCATTCCGTCGCCGAACGAGGCGAACATTGCGCGTATCATCAGCCTCAGGCTTGGTTGTGGCAAATCCACACCAGCTCATACCGTGCAGCGCAATTGCGCATCGGGCCTGCAGGCAGTAGCGACCGGGCGCGAACGTATACTTCTTGGTTATTCTGACCTGGTACTTTGTGGTGGCACGGAGTCCATGAGCCGGGCACCAATCCAGTGGAATACGGCCATGGTGAACTGGTTGTCCACGCTGATGCGCGCGCGCAACCCGGTGCAGCGACTGGGCGCGATTGCTGCCCTGAGACCGTCCTACCTGAAGCCGGTGATCACGCTGTTGTTCGGCTTGAGTGACCCGCTGGTCAAGTTGTCCATGGGCCAGACCGCCGAGATCATTGCTCATCGATTTGGAGTTGGTCGCGAACAACAGGATGCTTTCGCCCTGCGCAGTCACCAGTTGCTGGCCGAAGCGTACGAAGCCGGGCACATGAGCGGGGAAATCGAGCCACTTTACGACAGCCGGGGCAATGTCTTGCGCGAGGATGACGGTTTGCGCCGGGATTCATCGACAGAAGCATTGGCGAAACTGCGGCCGGTATTCGATCGGAAGTTTGGCAGTGTCACCTCGGGTAACAGTTCGCAGATCACGGATGGCGCGGCGATGTTGTTACTGGCCAGCGATTCGGCTGTTGAGAAATACAATTTGCCAGTGCTGGGTGAATTGCTGGATCACGAATGGGCTGGTGTTGATCCGAGTCAGATGGGGCTGGGCCCGGTTCATGCGGTGGCCGGCCTGCTCAGGCGCAATAAACTGAAAATGAGTGATCTCGATCAGATGGAGCTTAACGAGGCTTTTGCCGGCCAGGTATTGGCCTGCCAGGCGGCCTGGGCCGACAAGCAATACGCGGTGGATGAACTGGGATTGAAATCCGCGCCAGGCAGTATGAATGAGGCGCATCTGAATCCGGAAGGCGGGGCAATTGCTTGTGGTCACCCGGTTGGTGCATCCGGCGCGCGCCTGGTATTACACCTGCTGCACGCGCTCAAGCGCCGTGGTGGTGGCCAGGGAGTGGCAACACTGTGCATTGGCGGCGGCCAGGGTGGCGCCATGCTGGTCAGGGTGGAAGGAGGTGCGCAATGA
- a CDS encoding long-chain fatty acid--CoA ligase — translation MRIEQAKNVSDILRQRLAVDGNRPSYRQFGDGQWQEISWNEFGQLVARWQAAFRKENLQAGDRVAICLKNCIEWVAFDQAAMGLGLVTVPLFYNDRPDNMAWCMNDAGVRLMVIGDGSLWPEIARIPTKIERVVCVEGKCEDAKVVPLKNWLPNTAGDIQYSAAGDDDLLTIVYTSGTTGRPKGVMLTHGNLVTNTLSLTNACPEIVEGDRFLSFLPLSHMLERTVGYYVAMTVGAPVTFARSVLDLAEDMVTQKPTIMVCVPRIFERVYGKVQEGLATSALKPKLFNAAVAMGWRKFRQQRRWYDYLFYPLLDVLVGKKLRGRLGGRIRYILLGGAPMAPHLFETFMGLGLTFLHGYGLTETSPAVCFNRVTDNEPFSVGKPLVGVEVKTTDVGELLVRGHNIMKGYWNNEEATAAAIDSDGWFHTGDVVEIREGRIYITGRVKDIIVMSNGEKVPPGDIEQAILSDAVFEQVMLVGEGRPRLTLVCVSQNNNVDELIERANARLSSFPGYAKIAAVTVVSEPWTVENGLLTPTMKLKRNVMEQRFANEIESMYS, via the coding sequence ATGAGAATAGAACAAGCAAAAAATGTTTCTGACATTCTGCGTCAGCGCTTGGCAGTGGACGGGAATCGGCCGTCGTATCGCCAGTTTGGGGATGGTCAATGGCAGGAAATAAGCTGGAACGAATTTGGTCAACTGGTGGCGCGATGGCAGGCAGCTTTCAGGAAAGAAAATCTGCAAGCAGGTGATCGCGTTGCCATATGTCTGAAAAACTGCATCGAGTGGGTGGCGTTTGACCAGGCCGCCATGGGCCTTGGACTGGTTACGGTGCCGCTGTTTTATAATGATCGACCGGATAACATGGCATGGTGCATGAATGATGCCGGTGTCAGGCTCATGGTCATAGGCGATGGTTCCTTGTGGCCGGAAATTGCCCGGATTCCCACCAAGATTGAGCGCGTGGTGTGCGTCGAAGGCAAGTGTGAAGATGCCAAGGTCGTGCCACTGAAGAACTGGTTGCCGAATACAGCCGGTGATATCCAGTACAGTGCTGCCGGTGATGATGATTTGCTGACCATTGTCTATACATCAGGTACTACCGGCAGGCCGAAAGGCGTCATGCTTACCCATGGCAACCTGGTAACCAATACCCTGTCACTGACCAATGCCTGTCCGGAGATCGTTGAAGGCGACCGGTTCCTGTCATTCCTGCCGTTATCACACATGCTCGAGCGCACGGTCGGATACTATGTCGCCATGACCGTTGGCGCGCCGGTGACTTTTGCCCGCAGCGTGCTTGATCTTGCCGAGGATATGGTGACGCAAAAGCCGACGATCATGGTATGCGTGCCACGAATTTTCGAACGTGTTTATGGCAAGGTACAGGAAGGCCTGGCAACCAGTGCCCTGAAGCCCAAGCTGTTTAATGCCGCGGTGGCCATGGGTTGGCGCAAGTTTCGCCAGCAGCGTCGCTGGTATGATTACCTGTTTTATCCATTGCTCGATGTGTTGGTTGGCAAGAAACTGCGAGGTCGCCTGGGTGGACGCATACGATACATTCTGCTCGGTGGCGCGCCAATGGCGCCGCACCTGTTCGAGACCTTCATGGGCCTGGGCCTGACATTCCTGCACGGTTATGGCCTGACGGAAACTTCGCCGGCGGTGTGCTTTAACCGGGTTACCGACAACGAGCCATTTTCTGTCGGCAAGCCGCTTGTTGGTGTCGAGGTCAAAACTACCGATGTTGGCGAACTGCTGGTTCGTGGGCACAATATCATGAAGGGTTACTGGAATAATGAGGAGGCTACCGCCGCCGCCATCGACAGCGATGGCTGGTTCCATACGGGCGATGTGGTGGAGATTCGCGAAGGCCGGATTTATATCACTGGTCGTGTGAAAGATATTATTGTCATGTCCAATGGCGAAAAGGTGCCGCCAGGTGATATCGAGCAGGCAATCCTGTCTGATGCGGTATTTGAGCAGGTGATGCTGGTAGGCGAGGGTCGCCCCAGGTTGACCTTGGTGTGTGTCAGCCAGAACAATAATGTCGATGAATTGATCGAACGCGCCAATGCCAGGTTATCCAGTTTTCCCGGCTACGCGAAAATTGCTGCGGTCACCGTGGTTTCGGAGCCGTGGACCGTGGAAAACGGGTTGCTGACACCGACCATGAAACTGAAGCGAAATGTTATGGAGCAACGATTCGCCAACGAGATTGAGAGCATGTATTCTTGA
- a CDS encoding malate dehydrogenase → MKDDFKQTALDYHAKPIPGKLSVTPTKPCTTQAELALAYSPGVAEPVREIARDPKLAYRYTGKGNLVAVITDGTAVLGLGNVGPLACKPVLEGKGVLFKHFAGIDVFDIEVNAKTKEDFIETVANIAPTFGGINLEDIAAPHCFDIEKALKERLDIPVFHDDQHGTAVIICAGLLNALSLQGKTLGTVSIVCLGAGAAGIAAMDLLIKLGAAPENLLLVDSRGVVQTERTDLNEHKQRFAVATDKRTLEDAMKGADVFIGVASANLVNEPMIASMADKPVVFALSNPDPEIRPELAHNVRDDLIMATGRTDYPNQINNVLGFPFIFRGALDVCASTINTEMLIAAVHALRDLTHEPVPQEVLNAYRLDSLAFGPDYIIPKPLDPRLIKHVPKAVARAAVESGVSRGRKGCAED, encoded by the coding sequence ATGAAAGACGACTTCAAACAGACCGCACTCGACTATCACGCCAAACCCATTCCGGGAAAATTGAGCGTAACGCCCACCAAGCCATGCACAACCCAGGCCGAACTGGCGCTGGCTTATTCACCCGGTGTGGCCGAACCGGTTCGCGAAATCGCCAGGGATCCGAAACTGGCTTACCGTTACACCGGCAAGGGCAACCTGGTCGCTGTTATTACTGATGGCACGGCAGTTCTTGGTCTGGGCAATGTCGGACCACTGGCGTGCAAACCGGTACTGGAAGGCAAGGGCGTATTGTTCAAACATTTTGCCGGCATCGACGTATTTGATATCGAGGTCAACGCCAAGACCAAGGAAGACTTTATCGAAACCGTGGCCAATATCGCGCCCACGTTCGGTGGCATTAACCTCGAAGATATCGCTGCTCCGCACTGCTTCGACATCGAAAAAGCGCTGAAAGAAAGGCTGGATATTCCGGTCTTTCATGACGACCAGCACGGCACGGCAGTCATTATCTGCGCCGGGTTGCTCAATGCACTGAGCCTGCAGGGCAAAACACTCGGCACAGTCAGCATTGTCTGCCTCGGCGCCGGCGCTGCCGGCATTGCTGCCATGGATTTGCTGATCAAGCTGGGTGCTGCTCCGGAGAACCTGTTGCTGGTGGACAGTCGTGGCGTAGTTCAAACCGAGCGCACCGACCTCAACGAACACAAGCAGCGATTCGCCGTCGCAACAGACAAACGCACGCTGGAAGATGCCATGAAAGGCGCCGATGTATTTATCGGCGTTGCCTCGGCCAACCTGGTCAATGAGCCCATGATCGCGAGTATGGCTGACAAGCCCGTAGTGTTTGCCCTGTCCAACCCGGACCCGGAAATACGACCGGAACTGGCGCATAACGTCCGCGACGACCTGATCATGGCCACTGGTCGCACCGACTACCCCAACCAGATTAATAATGTTCTTGGCTTTCCGTTTATTTTTCGCGGCGCACTGGATGTTTGCGCCAGCACCATCAACACGGAAATGCTCATCGCCGCCGTACACGCGTTGCGTGACTTGACCCATGAACCGGTTCCCCAGGAAGTACTGAACGCCTATCGGCTAGACAGCCTGGCATTCGGCCCGGACTACATCATTCCCAAACCACTGGACCCGCGACTGATCAAGCATGTGCCCAAGGCCGTAGCACGGGCGGCGGTAGAATCAGGTGTATCGAGGGGACGCAAGGGCTGCGCCGAAGACTGA
- a CDS encoding thermonuclease family protein, with amino-acid sequence MRPSTVNHLLPKNALSRLGSAFFYASLLLVLLAWPAVDSLAKQADTRAVRVAEVIDGDTVRLKSGETVRLIGINTPELGRDGRPDQPMAQKARVRLVQLLRGKTKYLRVGKEPRDRHGRLLGYLIVDGKPVQIALIEEGLGWAIAIPPNIAFLDELRHAETRARHANRGVWAVKTYQPKPVSELGRDDYGFQFIRGTLSGTWSGRNAHLFSIDEDDAKKRARFVFLVQDKNWPLFGGEPQSLVGLQVEARGWISRHPRFGLRMVTPHPFMLGLESKPTN; translated from the coding sequence GTGAGACCCTCTACGGTGAATCACCTGTTACCAAAAAACGCGCTGTCCCGGCTGGGCAGCGCGTTTTTTTATGCCTCACTATTGCTCGTACTGCTTGCCTGGCCGGCTGTCGACAGCCTGGCGAAACAGGCCGATACCCGAGCCGTCCGGGTTGCGGAAGTCATAGACGGGGACACAGTACGGCTGAAAAGTGGTGAGACCGTACGCCTGATTGGCATCAACACCCCGGAACTGGGAAGGGATGGGCGCCCGGACCAGCCAATGGCACAAAAAGCCAGGGTCCGATTGGTACAACTGCTACGAGGCAAAACCAAGTATCTGCGGGTCGGAAAAGAGCCCCGGGACCGCCATGGCCGGCTCCTCGGCTATCTCATTGTCGATGGCAAACCGGTACAAATTGCGCTGATCGAGGAGGGACTGGGTTGGGCCATCGCTATCCCACCCAACATTGCTTTCCTTGACGAACTCCGCCACGCCGAAACCCGGGCCCGTCATGCGAATCGGGGAGTTTGGGCAGTAAAGACTTACCAACCTAAACCGGTTAGCGAACTGGGTCGTGATGACTATGGATTTCAGTTCATCCGCGGCACCCTGTCCGGAACCTGGTCCGGCAGAAACGCGCACCTTTTCTCGATTGATGAAGATGATGCCAAAAAACGCGCCCGCTTTGTCTTCCTGGTCCAGGATAAAAATTGGCCGCTGTTTGGCGGCGAGCCGCAGTCCCTCGTCGGCCTGCAGGTTGAAGCCCGAGGCTGGATCAGTCGCCACCCCCGGTTCGGCCTGCGCATGGTCACACCGCACCCGTTCATGCTCGGTCTTGAGAGTAAACCGACCAATTAA
- the rho gene encoding transcription termination factor Rho yields MNLSELKKTPVTELAEMASQMKLEGGSRMRRQDLIFAILKKKAKEGVDITGEGVVEILQDGFGFLRSADSSYLAGPDDIYVSPSQIRRFNLRTGDTVKGLIRPPKDSERYFALLKVEEINFQKPEDAKNKILFENLTPLHPNEHMSLEQDNQSTENLTARVIDLIAPIGKGQRGLIVSSPKSGKTVMLQQIAHSITANYPECMLMVLLIDERPEEVTEMQRSVRGEVISSTFDEPATRHVQVAEMVVEKAKRLVEHKKDVVILLDSITRLARAYNTVVPASGKVLTGGVDANALQRPKRFFGAARNIEEGGSLTILATALIDTGSKMDDVIYEEFKGTGNMEVHLDRRLAEKRTYPSININRSGTRREELLLEPDELQKTWVLRKLLHQMDELEASEFLLDKLRSTKNNGEFFDSMKR; encoded by the coding sequence ATGAATCTTTCCGAGCTCAAAAAAACGCCGGTAACGGAATTGGCCGAAATGGCCAGCCAAATGAAACTGGAAGGCGGCAGCCGCATGCGTCGCCAGGACCTGATCTTCGCCATCCTCAAGAAGAAAGCCAAAGAAGGTGTCGATATTACCGGCGAAGGCGTCGTTGAAATCCTGCAGGACGGCTTCGGCTTCCTGCGATCGGCAGACAGTTCCTACCTGGCGGGCCCGGACGATATCTATGTGTCGCCATCACAGATTCGTCGATTCAACCTGCGCACCGGCGATACGGTCAAAGGCCTGATCCGGCCACCCAAGGATTCCGAACGTTATTTCGCACTGCTGAAAGTTGAAGAAATCAACTTCCAGAAACCGGAAGACGCGAAAAACAAGATTCTGTTTGAAAACCTGACACCGCTGCATCCCAATGAGCACATGAGTCTTGAGCAGGATAATCAATCCACCGAGAACCTGACTGCTCGAGTGATTGACCTGATCGCTCCCATTGGCAAGGGTCAGCGCGGCCTGATTGTTTCCTCGCCGAAGAGCGGTAAAACGGTCATGCTGCAACAAATTGCGCACTCCATTACTGCCAACTACCCGGAATGCATGCTGATGGTCCTGCTCATCGACGAGCGCCCGGAAGAAGTCACGGAAATGCAGCGCTCGGTACGCGGTGAAGTCATTTCTTCTACTTTCGATGAACCGGCCACCCGCCACGTACAGGTCGCGGAAATGGTCGTTGAAAAAGCCAAGCGCCTGGTCGAGCACAAAAAAGATGTCGTTATCCTGCTCGACTCCATTACCCGTCTTGCTCGCGCCTACAACACCGTGGTGCCGGCCTCAGGCAAAGTGCTGACCGGTGGTGTTGATGCCAACGCACTGCAGCGTCCGAAGCGCTTCTTTGGTGCCGCGCGCAATATCGAAGAAGGCGGCAGCCTGACCATCCTGGCCACCGCGCTGATCGATACCGGCTCCAAGATGGACGACGTGATTTACGAAGAATTCAAAGGCACCGGCAACATGGAAGTACACCTGGATCGCCGCCTGGCCGAAAAACGCACCTATCCTTCCATCAACATCAATCGCTCCGGCACCCGCCGCGAGGAACTGCTGCTGGAACCGGACGAACTGCAAAAAACCTGGGTGCTGCGCAAGCTGCTGCATCAAATGGATGAGCTGGAAGCCTCTGAATTCCTGCTGGACAAGCTGCGCTCGACCAAGAACAACGGCGAATTCTTCGATTCCATGAAGCGCTAA
- a CDS encoding 3-hydroxyacyl-CoA dehydrogenase NAD-binding domain-containing protein gives MSKHWKREDQASYSIITLDMADGSANVLGYEVLNELDEMLAELETNMPAGLVIRSGKQNGFIYGANVKEFTNIDSPDKAAELAARGQAIFARLERLRCPTVAVIHGQCLGGGTELALACNYRVMRDDPGTRIGLPEVMLGINPGFGGTVRLPKLVGAPAAMDMMLTGRAMPGKLARKIGLVDEVVPERYLMQAATTLLTKRPRHRLALWKRALGLPGARNLVAGALEKKVRQKANPDHYPAPYRIIDLWRSGSAYAQEATSLGELLTGRTSRNLVRVFLLSEELKRKGRAVDHNIKHVHVIGAGVMGGDIAAWAAHKGFSVSLQDRSAEAIGRAMKRANDFYQKKYRKDSRQVEAAMDRLMPDLNGDGLRRADLVVEAIIENEAAKQGLFKDVEKKVKPDCVLATNTSSIPLEIIGEALEDPSRLVGLHFFNPVAKMQLVEIVRGAQTSDDVMARARSFTTSLERLPLDVKSSPGFLVNRILMPYLIEAMILHQEGVPLAEIDQAAVDFGMPMGPIHLADTVGLDICLSVAQELSGPLGITVPDGLKQMVDTGKLGRKSGEGFYQYKKGQPVRTKTGNSSAIPVSERLILRLLNEAMACLREQVVDSADEVDAGMVYGTGFAPFLGGPMHYAGSMGAAGISHSLGRLADEYGERFKPDTGWDSNSLPAI, from the coding sequence ATGAGCAAGCACTGGAAACGCGAAGATCAGGCCAGCTACTCGATAATCACGCTGGACATGGCTGACGGGTCAGCCAACGTACTCGGATACGAGGTACTCAATGAACTGGATGAAATGCTGGCTGAGTTGGAAACCAATATGCCGGCAGGGCTGGTAATTCGTTCGGGCAAGCAAAACGGTTTTATCTACGGTGCCAACGTCAAGGAATTTACCAATATTGACTCGCCCGACAAGGCAGCCGAACTGGCGGCGCGCGGCCAGGCGATATTCGCGCGCCTTGAGCGTTTACGTTGCCCGACAGTTGCCGTGATTCACGGTCAGTGCCTGGGTGGTGGTACCGAGCTGGCACTGGCCTGTAACTACCGCGTGATGCGTGATGATCCTGGTACCCGTATTGGACTACCCGAAGTCATGCTCGGCATTAATCCCGGTTTTGGCGGGACTGTGCGCTTGCCGAAACTGGTCGGCGCGCCCGCGGCCATGGACATGATGCTCACCGGTCGGGCAATGCCGGGCAAGCTGGCGCGAAAAATCGGCCTCGTCGACGAGGTCGTGCCTGAGCGCTACCTGATGCAGGCGGCCACGACGTTGCTGACCAAAAGACCGCGGCATAGGCTGGCGTTGTGGAAGCGTGCACTGGGTTTGCCCGGCGCGCGTAACCTGGTTGCCGGCGCGCTTGAAAAGAAGGTCAGGCAAAAAGCCAACCCGGATCATTACCCGGCACCCTATCGAATCATTGATTTGTGGCGCAGCGGTTCCGCTTATGCACAAGAAGCCACATCCCTGGGTGAATTGCTCACCGGCAGGACCAGCCGAAACCTGGTCAGGGTATTTCTGTTAAGCGAAGAGCTGAAACGCAAGGGCCGCGCCGTTGACCACAACATCAAGCACGTTCACGTGATCGGTGCCGGCGTGATGGGCGGCGATATTGCGGCCTGGGCAGCCCATAAAGGATTCTCGGTCAGTCTGCAGGATCGTTCTGCCGAGGCTATCGGTCGTGCCATGAAGCGTGCCAACGACTTCTATCAAAAGAAATATCGGAAGGACTCGCGCCAGGTGGAAGCTGCCATGGATCGCCTGATGCCGGATCTCAATGGCGACGGCTTGCGTCGGGCGGATCTTGTTGTCGAAGCCATTATCGAGAATGAGGCGGCCAAGCAGGGTTTATTCAAGGACGTCGAAAAGAAGGTTAAACCCGATTGTGTATTGGCGACCAATACGTCAAGTATCCCGCTGGAAATCATTGGTGAGGCGCTCGAGGATCCATCGCGCCTTGTCGGGCTGCACTTTTTTAACCCGGTAGCCAAGATGCAATTGGTCGAAATCGTGCGCGGTGCCCAGACCAGTGATGATGTTATGGCGCGGGCTCGGTCGTTTACCACCAGTCTGGAACGGTTGCCGCTGGATGTGAAAAGCAGTCCGGGGTTCCTGGTGAACCGGATTTTGATGCCTTACCTGATTGAAGCCATGATCCTGCACCAGGAAGGCGTTCCGTTGGCCGAGATTGACCAGGCGGCAGTGGACTTTGGTATGCCCATGGGACCAATTCATCTTGCCGACACCGTGGGTTTGGACATTTGTCTGTCTGTTGCCCAGGAGTTGTCTGGCCCCCTGGGAATTACTGTGCCGGATGGCTTGAAGCAAATGGTCGATACAGGCAAGCTTGGCAGGAAATCCGGCGAGGGATTCTATCAATATAAAAAGGGTCAACCGGTCAGAACAAAGACCGGAAACAGCAGTGCAATACCCGTCTCCGAACGACTGATACTGCGACTGCTTAACGAGGCCATGGCCTGTTTGCGTGAACAGGTTGTCGATAGCGCAGACGAGGTTGATGCCGGCATGGTTTATGGCACCGGTTTTGCGCCTTTCCTGGGTGGACCGATGCATTATGCAGGCAGCATGGGTGCGGCCGGCATCAGTCATAGCCTGGGCCGTCTTGCAGATGAATATGGGGAGCGTTTCAAACCGGATACCGGCTGGGACAGCAACAGCTTGCCGGCGATCTAG
- the rpmE gene encoding 50S ribosomal protein L31, with amino-acid sequence MKAEIHPKYEDVNVSCTCGNSFVTRSTMCEDLTIEVCSECHPFYTGKQKIVDTGGRVEKFRQKYARK; translated from the coding sequence ATGAAAGCCGAGATTCACCCGAAATATGAAGACGTCAACGTGAGCTGCACCTGTGGCAACAGCTTTGTTACCCGTTCCACCATGTGCGAAGACCTGACCATCGAAGTTTGTTCTGAATGCCATCCGTTCTACACCGGCAAACAGAAGATTGTCGATACCGGCGGTCGAGTGGAAAAATTCCGCCAGAAATACGCGCGCAAGTAA
- the trxA gene encoding thioredoxin TrxA yields the protein MSDGIVHITDDSFEGEVLQADGPVLVDYWAEWCGPCKMIGPVLEEVAKEYGDRVKIAKLNIDENPGTPPKYGIRGIPTLMLFKSGNVEATKVGAVSKSQLSAFLDENL from the coding sequence ATGAGTGACGGCATCGTTCACATTACTGACGACAGCTTCGAAGGCGAAGTGCTTCAGGCTGACGGCCCGGTACTGGTGGATTATTGGGCTGAATGGTGCGGTCCATGCAAAATGATCGGCCCGGTACTGGAAGAAGTCGCCAAGGAATACGGTGATCGGGTGAAAATTGCCAAGCTGAATATTGACGAAAACCCGGGCACGCCGCCCAAATACGGGATCCGTGGTATTCCAACCCTGATGTTGTTCAAAAGCGGCAACGTCGAGGCCACGAAGGTAGGCGCGGTATCCAAATCCCAGTTGTCCGCTTTCCTGGACGAAAACCTGTAA